One genomic region from Campylobacter concisus encodes:
- the mltG gene encoding endolytic transglycosylase MltG, whose protein sequence is MIKNFMKKPYLDIFFDIVAIIFLSIFVYLARPINTSKVVFIPKGSVGEIISYLANRNFNLSVIDKYAILFIGSPQSGWIEIGQDKISRVDFLKKLAKSKAALTEITLIPGETTIVFLNQIAAQLGLDPVKLNSEYNALAPVSDGFLMPNTYKIPIGISERHLAFYLVNSSRKAQSEISNKIFGEYNEKKWFKILTIASIIQKEAANDAEMPLVASVIYNRLNKGMRLQMDGTLNYGIYSHDVITAERIRSDMSEFNTYLNDGIPPSPVCSVSISAIKAAINPAKSDYLYFVLDKKAKKHIFSKTLSEHNQNIGK, encoded by the coding sequence ATGATAAAAAATTTTATGAAAAAGCCATATTTAGACATTTTTTTTGATATCGTAGCCATAATTTTCCTAAGTATTTTTGTCTATTTGGCACGCCCTATAAACACAAGCAAGGTCGTTTTTATACCAAAGGGAAGTGTGGGCGAGATTATATCTTATTTAGCTAATCGCAACTTTAACTTAAGCGTGATAGACAAATACGCCATACTTTTTATCGGCTCTCCGCAATCTGGCTGGATAGAGATCGGCCAAGATAAAATTTCAAGGGTTGATTTTTTAAAAAAACTTGCAAAATCGAAAGCGGCTTTAACCGAGATAACGCTAATACCAGGCGAAACAACTATTGTTTTTTTAAACCAGATCGCCGCCCAGCTAGGACTTGATCCAGTCAAATTAAATAGCGAATATAACGCCCTTGCTCCAGTGAGTGATGGCTTTTTGATGCCAAATACATACAAAATCCCAATAGGTATCAGTGAAAGGCACCTTGCTTTTTATCTTGTTAATTCATCAAGAAAGGCTCAAAGCGAGATCAGCAATAAAATTTTTGGCGAATACAACGAGAAAAAATGGTTTAAAATTTTAACGATTGCTTCGATAATTCAAAAAGAAGCTGCAAATGATGCTGAAATGCCACTAGTTGCTTCAGTTATATATAACCGCCTAAATAAGGGCATGAGGCTGCAAATGGACGGCACATTAAACTACGGAATTTATTCACACGATGTGATCACGGCTGAGCGCATAAGAAGCGATATGAGCGAGTTTAACACATATCTAAACGATGGTATCCCGCCAAGTCCAGTCTGCTCGGTCTCGATAAGTGCGATCAAAGCGGCGATAAATCCTGCAAAGAGCGATTATTTATACTTTGTGCTTGATAAAAAGGCGAAAAAACACATTTTTTCAAAAACCTTAAGCGAGCACAACCAAAATATAGGAAAATAG
- a CDS encoding 2-oxoglutarate synthase subunit alpha — MRELVSTGNALVARAAVECGCNFFGGYPITPSSEIAHELSVLLPKHGGTFIQMEDEIAGISVSLGASASGAKAMTASSGPGISLKAEQIGLGFIAEIPLVIVNVMRGGPSTGLPTRVAQGDILQAKNPTHGDVNMIVLAPSSLEECYTQTVRAFNLAARFMTPVMLLLDETIGHMQAKVRLPEISELEIYKRREFGGEPKEYKPYEAAPDEPATLNPFFKGYHYHITGLHHGATGFPTEDGKIVEYSMNRLFDKINLHTDECESYEEFMLNDAEICIIAFGSVALSAKQAILNLREKGLKVGLFKPLTLFPAPAKKLKEISNKFNKILVCELNLGQYSGEISKIILRDDFAKLLKANGRPISPSEIEAKIGEIYGF; from the coding sequence ATGAGAGAGCTAGTATCAACTGGAAATGCCCTAGTAGCAAGGGCTGCTGTCGAGTGTGGCTGTAACTTCTTTGGAGGATATCCGATCACTCCAAGTAGCGAGATCGCCCACGAGCTAAGCGTGCTTTTGCCAAAACATGGTGGCACATTTATACAAATGGAAGATGAGATAGCTGGGATTTCAGTTTCTCTTGGCGCAAGTGCGAGTGGTGCTAAGGCGATGACTGCTAGCTCAGGACCTGGAATTTCACTAAAGGCTGAGCAAATAGGCCTTGGCTTTATCGCTGAGATACCGCTTGTCATCGTAAACGTAATGCGCGGCGGCCCTTCAACTGGCTTGCCAACCCGCGTCGCACAAGGCGATATCTTGCAGGCTAAAAACCCAACTCACGGCGATGTAAATATGATAGTGCTAGCACCTAGCAGCCTAGAGGAGTGCTATACGCAAACGGTTCGAGCGTTTAATCTTGCAGCTAGGTTTATGACGCCAGTTATGCTGCTACTTGATGAGACGATAGGACACATGCAAGCAAAGGTGCGTTTGCCAGAGATTAGCGAGCTAGAAATTTATAAAAGAAGAGAATTTGGCGGTGAGCCAAAAGAGTATAAACCTTATGAGGCCGCACCAGATGAGCCAGCCACGCTAAATCCTTTCTTTAAAGGCTACCACTACCATATCACTGGGCTTCATCACGGAGCAACTGGCTTTCCAACAGAAGATGGAAAAATCGTTGAATACTCAATGAATAGGCTATTTGATAAGATAAATTTACACACCGATGAGTGCGAGAGTTATGAAGAGTTTATGCTAAATGACGCAGAAATTTGTATCATCGCTTTTGGTAGTGTGGCTCTCTCAGCCAAGCAAGCGATATTAAATTTACGTGAAAAAGGGCTAAAAGTAGGGCTATTTAAGCCACTTACACTTTTCCCAGCTCCAGCTAAAAAGCTAAAAGAGATATCAAATAAATTTAATAAAATTTTAGTTTGCGAGCTAAATTTAGGTCAATATAGCGGTGAAATTTCAAAGATCATCTTAAGAGATGACTTTGCAAAACTGCTAAAAGCAAACGGCAGACCGATAAGCCCAAGCGAGATCGAGGCGAAGATAGGAGAAATTTATGGCTTTTAA
- a CDS encoding AsmA-like C-terminal domain-containing protein produces MSKYGFFIKFFIILILSFILLLKYGIKINDFEFYGVKLEQLYIKLDKKIIARAKQIRLPNFKKESKQKSSDERLLNLSKSVDFIDTIFQEISLENVQIGDDFKLKILFLDDIFFVDSPYLNVDIKFQNEQQDGIDLFSVRNLSFKDFNVSISGEGSANFDKNDYKFEGNFTSHELHGKLNFALKDTFLTYKAYDVEAGSIKNFIDELDRRIELNSEVKNWIYGYIVADDYELKEINGKADLAKNNFYLNDLNATANTKNLLVKFEKGLPAINVGEANITLKNSKLKFDLISPIYKGKKLDGSSVVINNIFDEKSANLELLIKTKSIYDEAINEILKAYKIIVPVRQLSGKMDASLKILIKLDEKSLENFDEKSVIANGEFKLSDAVLEIAGSKFNTKNALIKLINTTNLNIDATGFGLEFFKANAKADINLQKSTGEIKGVIESFDLKEKNDEILTFKNEPFNAFLDFSKAGETLLKIEPFGLDMSFGNESKITTKNSKFFIESSPVLKENGVYGFDELSIKSKDFTDLEIFAKEANFDLPFLDKNGSKYENDDLKILVSKAGVKVDSASKKLSLDIKEKVISVKTKDLNLLVLDDNKTSEQSTPLELLAKNGDIILRDLNKTLPFASFSAEKKGKSTSLNGLAQQGRVGYFNDEKSINLDATDISGEFINDLFGIKSFEGGKFRLKMLGENSKNFKAEVRFFDTFLKDYIFYQRLLSFLNSVPSLLSLKTPDFNDRGFTVKNGKILLTRNGDMIEFLAIEMIGTSADIGGRGTIDLKSKKINIDLELKLLKDASSIIDKIPLVNQIILGKDRSLSTVIAIRGTTDKPEYSTQILQDALLSPLKIIRNVIQTPFLIFE; encoded by the coding sequence ATGTCTAAATATGGCTTTTTCATAAAATTTTTTATCATCTTGATTCTTTCATTTATCTTACTTTTAAAATACGGCATAAAAATTAACGATTTCGAGTTTTACGGCGTAAAATTGGAGCAATTATATATAAAATTAGATAAAAAAATAATTGCAAGAGCAAAGCAGATAAGGCTTCCAAATTTTAAGAAAGAGAGCAAGCAAAAAAGCAGCGACGAGCGCCTTTTAAACCTTAGTAAAAGCGTAGATTTTATAGATACTATTTTTCAAGAAATTTCACTTGAAAATGTGCAAATAGGAGATGATTTTAAACTAAAAATTCTATTTTTAGATGATATATTTTTTGTTGATAGTCCTTATTTAAATGTAGATATCAAATTCCAAAACGAACAGCAAGACGGAATAGATCTTTTTAGCGTTAGAAATTTAAGCTTTAAGGATTTTAACGTCAGCATTAGCGGCGAAGGGAGTGCAAATTTTGATAAAAATGACTATAAATTTGAGGGAAATTTTACCTCTCATGAGCTGCATGGTAAGCTAAATTTTGCCCTAAAAGATACATTTTTAACCTACAAAGCTTACGATGTCGAGGCTGGAAGCATTAAAAACTTCATTGATGAGCTTGATAGACGCATAGAGCTAAATAGTGAAGTTAAAAACTGGATATATGGATACATCGTTGCTGATGATTACGAGCTTAAAGAGATAAATGGCAAGGCTGATCTAGCTAAAAATAACTTTTATCTAAATGATCTAAATGCCACCGCAAATACTAAAAATTTGCTCGTTAAATTTGAAAAAGGCTTGCCAGCCATAAATGTAGGTGAGGCAAATATCACGCTTAAAAACTCAAAGCTTAAATTTGATCTTATTTCGCCTATTTACAAGGGCAAAAAGCTTGATGGCTCAAGCGTTGTGATAAATAATATCTTTGATGAAAAAAGCGCAAATTTAGAGCTACTTATAAAGACAAAATCGATCTATGATGAAGCTATAAATGAGATATTAAAAGCTTATAAAATCATCGTGCCAGTAAGGCAGCTTAGCGGAAAAATGGATGCTAGCTTAAAAATTTTGATAAAGCTTGATGAGAAAAGCTTAGAAAATTTTGATGAAAAAAGCGTCATTGCAAATGGAGAATTTAAGCTAAGTGACGCAGTTTTAGAGATTGCTGGAAGTAAATTTAATACCAAAAATGCTCTCATAAAGCTTATAAATACGACGAATTTAAACATCGATGCTACTGGCTTTGGACTTGAGTTTTTTAAAGCAAATGCCAAGGCCGATATAAATTTACAAAAAAGTACTGGCGAGATAAAAGGCGTGATAGAAAGCTTTGATCTAAAAGAGAAAAATGATGAAATTTTAACTTTTAAAAATGAGCCATTTAACGCATTTTTAGACTTTAGCAAAGCTGGTGAAACTTTGCTTAAGATAGAGCCATTTGGGCTTGATATGAGCTTTGGCAATGAAAGCAAAATAACAACAAAAAATAGTAAATTTTTCATAGAAAGCTCGCCTGTTTTAAAGGAAAACGGCGTGTATGGTTTTGATGAGCTTAGCATAAAAAGTAAGGATTTTACTGATCTTGAAATTTTTGCCAAAGAGGCAAACTTTGATTTGCCGTTTTTAGATAAAAATGGCTCAAAATATGAAAACGATGATCTTAAAATTTTAGTCTCAAAAGCTGGTGTGAAGGTAGATAGCGCAAGTAAAAAGCTAAGCCTAGACATAAAAGAAAAAGTCATAAGCGTAAAAACTAAAGATCTAAATTTGCTAGTGCTTGATGATAACAAAACCAGCGAACAAAGCACGCCGCTTGAGCTTTTAGCAAAAAATGGCGATATCATTTTAAGGGATCTAAACAAGACCTTGCCATTTGCTAGCTTTAGTGCCGAGAAAAAGGGCAAAAGCACCTCGCTAAATGGGCTGGCGCAGCAAGGAAGAGTTGGCTATTTTAATGATGAAAAGAGTATAAATTTAGACGCAACCGACATAAGCGGAGAATTTATCAACGACCTTTTTGGCATCAAGAGCTTTGAGGGTGGTAAATTTCGCCTAAAAATGCTTGGAGAAAACTCAAAGAATTTCAAGGCAGAGGTGAGATTTTTTGATACTTTTTTAAAGGATTATATCTTTTATCAAAGACTACTTAGCTTTTTAAACTCAGTTCCATCGCTTCTTAGCCTTAAAACACCTGATTTTAACGACAGGGGCTTTACTGTTAAAAATGGTAAAATCTTACTCACTAGAAATGGCGATATGATCGAATTTTTAGCGATTGAAATGATAGGCACAAGCGCTGATATCGGTGGACGTGGTACGATCGATCTAAAGAGCAAAAAGATAAATATCGACCTTGAGCTAAAGCTACTAAAAGACGCTAGCAGTATCATTGATAAAATTCCACTGGTAAATCAAATAATCCTTGGCAAGGACCGCTCGCTCTCAACTGTCATCGCCATACGAGGCACTACCGATAAGCCTGAGTACTCGACGCAGATCCTGCAAGATGCCCTGCTCTCGCCACTAAAGATAATAAGAAACGTGATTCAGACTCCGTTTTTGATATTTGAGTAG
- a CDS encoding lactate/malate family dehydrogenase, protein MKISIVGAGNVGASIAYALCMREICDEIALVDIFGDVARAKAIDLAQSSCVFNAKTIVCGGDDFMLIEGSDIVVVTAGSPRKDGQTREDLLLKNAVVVKQTAQNIAKFAPNAVIIVVTNPLDVMVWTAHKFSGFSKNKVIGMAGELDGARCRYELALLKDKDAKGLKTKIIGAHNDEMIVSASNISENLNENELTTLKKETSTGGAKIVKLLGTSAYYAPAAAVVKMCEAIMGKSDEILSASVILDDELSCGRLVRLGREGLKEILELNINESEQEQLSKSEADIRKNIKFLKENLD, encoded by the coding sequence ATGAAAATAAGTATAGTTGGAGCTGGAAACGTCGGTGCAAGCATAGCTTATGCACTTTGTATGAGAGAAATTTGCGATGAGATCGCGCTTGTGGATATATTTGGTGATGTGGCACGTGCAAAAGCGATCGATCTAGCACAGTCAAGTTGCGTTTTTAATGCAAAAACTATCGTTTGTGGTGGCGATGACTTTATGCTAATAGAGGGCAGTGATATCGTAGTGGTAACTGCTGGAAGCCCTAGAAAAGATGGTCAAACTAGAGAGGATCTGCTACTTAAAAACGCCGTAGTTGTAAAACAAACAGCTCAAAATATTGCAAAATTTGCACCAAATGCGGTGATAATCGTCGTAACAAATCCGCTTGATGTGATGGTCTGGACGGCTCATAAATTTAGTGGTTTTAGCAAAAATAAAGTGATCGGCATGGCTGGTGAGCTGGATGGTGCAAGATGCAGATATGAGCTAGCACTTTTAAAAGACAAGGATGCAAAAGGGCTAAAGACAAAGATAATTGGCGCTCACAACGACGAGATGATCGTATCTGCTAGCAACATTAGCGAAAATTTAAACGAAAATGAGCTTACAACTCTTAAAAAAGAGACAAGCACAGGTGGTGCAAAGATCGTTAAGCTCCTTGGTACTTCAGCTTACTACGCACCAGCGGCTGCAGTTGTGAAAATGTGTGAAGCGATCATGGGCAAGAGTGATGAAATACTAAGCGCTAGCGTGATACTTGATGATGAGCTAAGCTGCGGAAGGCTAGTAAGGCTTGGACGTGAGGGCTTAAAAGAAATTTTAGAGCTAAATATAAATGAAAGTGAGCAAGAGCAGCTAAGTAAAAGCGAAGCTGATATTAGAAAAAACATTAAATTTTTAAAAGAAAATTTGGATTAG
- the hypA gene encoding hydrogenase maturation nickel metallochaperone HypA, which produces MHELSIVQNLVSLCEKNATKENAKEISKIEIKVGRLSSVEPHYLESAFDVYKAGTICENAELVINLQAVVIECLDCGFGGELSENDFTCPKCKSQNLKVTDGEDMYLMRLEMK; this is translated from the coding sequence ATGCACGAGCTTAGTATCGTTCAAAATTTAGTTAGCCTTTGCGAGAAAAATGCCACCAAAGAAAACGCCAAAGAGATAAGCAAGATAGAGATAAAGGTCGGTCGTTTAAGCAGTGTTGAGCCACACTATTTAGAGAGTGCCTTTGATGTTTATAAGGCTGGTACGATCTGCGAAAACGCCGAGCTTGTGATAAATTTACAAGCCGTGGTTATTGAGTGCTTGGATTGCGGATTTGGTGGGGAACTTAGCGAAAATGACTTTACTTGCCCAAAGTGCAAGAGCCAAAATTTAAAGGTGACTGATGGCGAGGATATGTATCTTATGCGCCTTGAGATGAAGTAA
- a CDS encoding 4Fe-4S dicluster domain-containing protein translates to MIVKENVPVWVDESRCKACDVCVSYCPAGVLAMRLEPKAVLGKMIEVVYADSCIGCRDCELHCPDFAIYVAEKGFKFAKLTAESKEQAAAVKANKFAKLGESA, encoded by the coding sequence ATGATAGTAAAAGAAAACGTACCTGTTTGGGTCGATGAGAGCAGGTGTAAAGCCTGTGATGTCTGCGTGAGCTACTGCCCAGCAGGCGTGCTAGCGATGAGGCTTGAGCCAAAGGCGGTGCTTGGTAAGATGATAGAGGTCGTCTATGCTGACTCATGTATAGGCTGTCGCGACTGCGAGCTTCACTGTCCTGATTTTGCCATTTATGTGGCTGAAAAAGGCTTTAAATTTGCAAAACTAACCGCTGAGAGCAAAGAGCAGGCTGCTGCCGTAAAGGCAAATAAATTTGCAAAGCTTGGAGAGAGCGCATGA
- a CDS encoding NADP-dependent isocitrate dehydrogenase — protein sequence MSDIIWTKTDEAPLFASYSLFPIVKSFLSRADISITRADISLAGRILSLFSKELGLNKADELELLGELTSHKEANIIKLPNISATLVQLKAAIEELRSKGINVPFYPDEIITDYDEEIAKKYQKVLGSAVNPVLRQGNSDRRVLPPVKEFAKKHPHSNGDWDKTNKTKIYYMQKGDFYENERSIIASKDEKFYVNFISLDGKKELLKELAVQSGEIVDATYLSVDELDKFYESCFEEAKKENLTLSLHLKCTMMKVSDPVIFAHAIKSYFKEVFELFGEEFKAHGVEAKNGLKDMFSKISQLKNKDEILAKFDEILSKKAKIWALNENASNFDVPNDVIIDASVPALIRNSGKVKDRSGELNFSLCMIPDRTYARVYEACVADFKEHGALDVSSIGSVANVGLMAKKAEEYGSHDKTFIAKEDGEFVVFDEAGKSVFKFSVKSGDIFRMTQAKDDAINAWFELALKRGEISKDELIFWLDSSRAHDRNLIAKFEKFRDKFVRADVKFEILNYEQATTKTLSLIRAGKNVISVTGNVLRDYLTDLFPIFELGGSSKMLSVVPLLAGGAMFETGAGGTAPTLVKELKEKNHLLWDSLGEFLALSASLEHLAFVKQKKEAKELSDALNRAVASYLDENKTPNATLDTRESHFYLALFWAREMAKSGVNLSKIFENLADKLEKNENEILKELRQNDGASVEFGGYYLPDEVRANEVMRPSKILNQIIG from the coding sequence ATGAGTGACATTATCTGGACCAAAACTGACGAAGCACCGCTATTTGCAAGCTACTCTCTCTTTCCTATCGTAAAGAGCTTTTTATCACGTGCTGACATTAGCATAACTAGGGCCGATATTAGCCTAGCTGGGAGAATTTTATCTCTTTTTAGCAAAGAGCTTGGGCTAAATAAGGCCGATGAGCTAGAGCTTTTGGGTGAGCTGACTAGTCACAAAGAGGCAAATATCATAAAACTGCCAAACATCTCAGCCACGCTTGTTCAGCTAAAAGCAGCGATAGAGGAGCTTAGAAGTAAGGGCATAAATGTGCCTTTTTATCCAGATGAGATCATCACAGACTACGACGAAGAGATCGCTAAAAAATACCAAAAAGTGCTAGGAAGCGCGGTAAATCCAGTGCTTAGGCAAGGAAACTCAGATAGAAGAGTCTTGCCTCCGGTTAAAGAATTTGCCAAAAAGCATCCTCACAGCAATGGCGACTGGGACAAGACAAATAAGACAAAAATTTACTACATGCAAAAGGGCGACTTTTATGAGAATGAGCGCTCAATTATCGCCAGTAAAGATGAGAAATTTTATGTAAATTTCATAAGTTTGGATGGTAAAAAAGAGCTTTTAAAAGAGCTTGCCGTTCAAAGTGGTGAGATAGTTGATGCTACATATTTAAGTGTAGATGAGCTAGATAAATTTTATGAAAGCTGTTTTGAAGAGGCAAAAAAAGAGAATTTAACCTTGAGCCTGCACCTAAAATGCACAATGATGAAGGTTAGCGATCCAGTCATCTTTGCGCATGCGATAAAAAGCTATTTTAAAGAGGTTTTTGAGCTATTTGGTGAGGAGTTTAAAGCTCACGGCGTGGAGGCAAAAAACGGCTTAAAAGATATGTTTTCTAAAATTTCGCAGCTTAAAAACAAAGATGAAATTTTGGCTAAATTTGATGAAATTTTGAGCAAAAAGGCAAAAATTTGGGCATTAAATGAAAATGCCAGCAACTTTGACGTGCCAAATGACGTCATAATAGACGCCTCAGTGCCTGCGCTAATTAGAAACTCTGGCAAGGTAAAAGATAGAAGCGGCGAGCTAAATTTCTCACTTTGCATGATCCCAGATAGGACCTATGCTAGGGTTTATGAGGCTTGTGTGGCGGACTTTAAAGAGCATGGTGCGCTTGATGTGAGCAGCATAGGCAGCGTAGCAAACGTGGGGCTAATGGCTAAAAAGGCTGAGGAATATGGCAGTCACGATAAGACTTTTATCGCAAAAGAGGACGGAGAATTTGTAGTTTTTGACGAAGCGGGCAAGAGCGTCTTTAAATTTAGTGTTAAAAGTGGCGATATTTTTAGGATGACGCAGGCTAAAGACGACGCAATAAATGCGTGGTTTGAGCTTGCTTTAAAAAGAGGCGAAATTTCAAAAGATGAGCTTATATTTTGGCTAGATAGCAGCCGTGCACATGATAGAAATTTGATAGCTAAATTTGAAAAATTTAGAGATAAATTTGTTAGAGCTGACGTAAAATTTGAAATTTTAAACTACGAGCAAGCGACTACAAAAACGCTTAGCTTGATAAGAGCTGGCAAAAACGTTATAAGCGTAACTGGTAACGTTTTAAGAGATTATTTAACCGATCTTTTCCCGATCTTTGAGTTAGGTGGTAGCTCGAAAATGCTCTCAGTTGTGCCGCTACTTGCTGGTGGAGCGATGTTTGAAACAGGTGCTGGTGGAACGGCCCCAACGCTTGTAAAAGAGCTAAAAGAGAAAAATCACTTACTTTGGGATAGTCTCGGCGAGTTTTTAGCGCTTAGTGCTTCGCTCGAGCATTTGGCATTTGTTAAGCAAAAAAAAGAGGCAAAAGAGCTAAGTGATGCGCTAAATAGAGCGGTTGCTAGCTATCTAGATGAAAATAAAACGCCAAATGCCACTCTTGATACCAGAGAATCGCACTTTTATCTAGCGCTTTTTTGGGCAAGAGAGATGGCAAAAAGTGGCGTGAATTTAAGTAAAATTTTTGAAAATTTAGCAGACAAGCTAGAGAAAAATGAGAATGAGATTCTAAAAGAGTTAAGACAAAATGATGGTGCAAGCGTGGAATTTGGCGGATATTATTTGCCAGATGAAGTGAGGGCAAATGAGGTCATGAGACCAAGTAAAATTTTAAATCAAATAATAGGATGA